The Chthoniobacterales bacterium genome includes a window with the following:
- a CDS encoding polysaccharide biosynthesis tyrosine autokinase, producing MPATYSDITTPAGAQQHERAEILQLTFQRYKYMLQNWWWIPLLTTAIGLGLQAWMVLSAPPQYQSNGRLMVSGKIALPEGAVYNEEAANFFGTQLELLQSSEVARRADARVMALNPNLEKVPVKLFASILPKTSIFAVSAQGLQPQQTKAYLDAVMDEYIAYRKSMRSDKSDVTLSAITDQVVDLEKNLRKAEDELLNWQKENNVVFLQEEGNSAGTYLAQLNRQLANLNTEYQLLETLSLEQNLERQNRVEAMAKNEPESMNSIMRGFGPAADYLKARQELQLLRAQLVEMGVNLKPRHPKMAELSQRIAMQERLMEIFQGQTKEQFASQMDSLRVQIKNIQASVKEWEVKALDLSRRLGEYERLKSKVERLKGLYEKLLASVQSVDVNRNIDQDVVMVMEYGTPPSVVRPDLGRALLMGGLGGFAVGLGILLLIGKLDDRYISVSELEAHSELDVVGLIPRLKASEMQVLETNDKRHILVESFRNIRSSILFMPAGDYNPKSFLVSSAIPGEGKSTLAMDLAVTMALAGSKTLLVDADLRRGRLNRHFAVQSEPGLAEILKEQSTYEKAVVSTQIPNLSFIPRGKALAAGTEPVPSANFSKLVSQLHDRYDYIIIDSCPVLAADDSSAMAPLVDAVFFVVRARFTSARLFIRSLKLLAVRGVNVRGLIYNCAEMGSSDYPYYQYKEYHRTTTAPTVAKT from the coding sequence ATGCCCGCCACCTACTCCGATATCACCACGCCGGCAGGCGCGCAGCAGCACGAGCGCGCCGAAATCCTGCAGCTCACATTCCAGCGCTACAAATACATGCTGCAAAACTGGTGGTGGATCCCGCTCCTCACCACCGCCATCGGCCTCGGCCTGCAGGCATGGATGGTGCTCAGCGCGCCCCCGCAATACCAGTCCAACGGACGTCTCATGGTGTCCGGCAAAATCGCCTTGCCCGAAGGCGCCGTTTACAACGAGGAGGCAGCCAACTTTTTCGGCACGCAACTGGAATTGCTGCAGAGCAGCGAAGTCGCCCGCCGCGCCGATGCCCGCGTGATGGCGCTCAATCCGAACTTGGAAAAAGTCCCGGTCAAACTCTTCGCCAGCATTTTGCCGAAGACCTCGATTTTCGCCGTCTCGGCGCAAGGACTGCAGCCCCAGCAGACCAAAGCCTACCTCGACGCGGTGATGGACGAATACATCGCTTACCGCAAATCAATGCGCTCGGACAAATCAGACGTCACATTGAGCGCCATCACCGACCAAGTCGTGGATTTGGAGAAAAATTTGCGCAAAGCCGAGGACGAGCTGCTCAACTGGCAGAAGGAAAACAACGTCGTTTTTCTCCAGGAGGAAGGCAACAGCGCAGGAACATACCTCGCGCAACTCAACCGGCAACTTGCCAATCTCAACACCGAATATCAGCTGCTCGAGACGCTCTCGCTCGAACAAAACCTCGAGCGCCAGAACAGGGTGGAAGCCATGGCCAAAAACGAGCCCGAGAGCATGAACTCGATCATGCGCGGATTCGGACCGGCGGCCGACTACCTCAAGGCCCGCCAGGAACTCCAGCTTCTGCGCGCGCAACTTGTCGAAATGGGGGTCAATTTGAAGCCCCGCCACCCGAAAATGGCGGAGCTGAGCCAGCGCATAGCCATGCAAGAACGGCTCATGGAAATTTTCCAGGGACAAACCAAAGAGCAATTTGCTTCGCAGATGGACTCTCTCCGCGTTCAGATCAAAAACATCCAGGCATCGGTCAAAGAGTGGGAGGTCAAGGCCCTCGATCTCAGCCGCCGTCTTGGCGAATACGAGCGCCTCAAGAGCAAGGTCGAGCGACTCAAGGGCCTTTACGAGAAGCTGCTTGCCAGCGTTCAGAGTGTCGATGTGAACCGCAACATCGACCAGGACGTCGTGATGGTGATGGAATACGGCACGCCGCCATCGGTCGTGCGACCCGATCTCGGCCGCGCCTTGCTCATGGGCGGTCTGGGAGGCTTTGCGGTGGGACTCGGCATTCTTCTGCTCATCGGGAAGCTCGACGACCGCTACATTTCCGTCTCGGAACTCGAGGCCCACTCCGAGCTTGATGTCGTCGGCCTTATCCCGCGACTCAAAGCCTCGGAAATGCAAGTGCTCGAGACCAACGACAAGCGCCACATTCTCGTCGAGTCGTTCCGCAACATCCGGTCCAGTATCCTTTTCATGCCGGCGGGCGACTACAACCCGAAGAGTTTTCTCGTCAGCAGCGCCATCCCGGGCGAGGGGAAATCCACGCTGGCGATGGATCTTGCCGTCACTATGGCGCTCGCAGGGTCGAAGACATTGCTGGTCGATGCGGACCTTCGTCGAGGCCGCCTCAATCGCCACTTTGCCGTGCAGAGCGAGCCGGGTTTGGCCGAGATACTCAAGGAGCAATCGACTTACGAAAAGGCTGTCGTGTCCACTCAGATCCCGAATCTCTCCTTCATCCCGCGTGGAAAGGCCCTCGCGGCGGGAACCGAACCCGTGCCCAGCGCAAACTTCTCCAAGCTCGTGTCGCAACTCCACGACCGCTACGACTACATCATCATCGACAGCTGTCCGGTTCTGGCAGCCGACGACTCCAGTGCCATGGCGCCTCTGGTTGATGCCGTCTTTTTTGTGGTCCGCGCACGCTTCACCTCCGCGCGACTGTTCATCCGCTCCCTCAAGCTCCTGGCCGTGCGCGGTGTCAATGTCCGCGGCCTGATCTACAACTGCGCCGAGATGGGAAGCTCCGACTACCCGTATTACCAATACAAGGAATACCATCGCACTACCACCGCACCGACGGTGGCAAAAACTTGA